A window of Sulfurimonas gotlandica GD1 contains these coding sequences:
- the greA gene encoding transcription elongation factor GreA translates to MDKVEPMTLFGYEKLQAEVRDLKEVKRPEIVKAIEEALEHGDLKENAEYHAAKEAQRNIDNRLADLASILGCSRIVDPSELEHAKISFGSTVVMTDMDSDETVTYTIVGGCESNPDMGLISFASPLAKQLLGREEGDEVKVVLPGGAKEYEIEEVKYQEIVFECH, encoded by the coding sequence ATGGATAAAGTCGAACCAATGACACTTTTCGGTTACGAAAAATTACAAGCAGAAGTAAGAGATTTAAAAGAAGTAAAAAGACCAGAAATTGTAAAAGCAATTGAAGAAGCATTGGAACATGGTGATTTAAAAGAAAACGCTGAATACCATGCAGCTAAAGAGGCTCAAAGAAATATAGACAATCGTTTAGCTGATTTAGCTTCTATTTTAGGCTGTTCTCGCATAGTAGACCCAAGTGAGCTAGAGCATGCAAAAATCAGTTTTGGATCAACCGTGGTTATGACAGATATGGATAGTGATGAAACAGTTACATATACTATAGTCGGTGGCTGTGAGAGTAATCCTGATATGGGATTAATCTCTTTTGCTTCACCTCTAGCAAAACAACTTCTTGGTCGTGAAGAAGGTGATGAAGTGAAAGTTGTACTTCCAGGCGGTGCTAAAGAGTACGAGATAGAAGAAGTTAAATATCAGGAGATTGTATTTGAGTGTCATTAA